Part of the Lentimicrobium sp. L6 genome, ACCCAAAACGGCTTCGGCTTTATCAAAGAAAGGCTCTCCAATTCCTATGTCTAGATTTTGGATTCTACATTCAATGATACCCCCAACAGAGTCATGGTTTGCAATAGCTTTATTTAAAGCTGCATCTATGTCTGCTTGTCCACCCACTTCAATTACCTGTGCATCAAAATTAACTCCTGCTAATACCTTTTTAGCAATAACACCAGCAGCTACCAAACCGGTAGTCACTCTTCCCGAAAAATGACCTCCTCCTCTATAGTCATTAAAGCCTCTATACTTTTTAAATGCGGTAAAGTCGGCATGGCCTGGGCGCGGACTATTTCTGATATTCTGGTAATCGCCAGAGCGAGTGTTTTTGTTTTCGAAGATGATGGTGATGGGGCTTCCTGTGGTTTTGCCTTCAAAAATTCCAGATAATATTTGAGGTTGATCGGCTTCAACACGAGGAGTGGTTCCTTTTTTTCCAGCTTTTCTTCTTTCAATATCTTTTACAAAATCTTCTTCAGTAATTGAAATTCCACTTGGGCATCCATCTATAATAATGCCTACAGCAGGTCCGTGAGATTCTCCAAATATGGAAATACGATATAGGGTTCCAAAACTATTCATAGTAATAGGTAGTGATTTAAGTTTGCGCAAACCTAAAAAATAATACTACAAGTAGATTCTTAAATTCCTCATAAAACAGCTTAATTTATATTTGGTACAGGGAATTAATTTTGTTTTTAAAATGATTCTAGATAGGCTTTTGGTTTAATGTTTTTTTGAATTTGTTTAATTAAAAATTAAGCTTTCTTTCTCCCACGTAAATACAATACCAATCCAATTAAAGCCAGTATAATAGAAAAACCAGGTAAGGCATCCGCTTCTGAACTAAGGTTTTCATAAATCTCAATGTCTATATAATCACCTCTTTTTATTTGAACTTGAATTTCTATGGTTTCGTCCACGGTAGGACTGTGACTATAGGAGGTGCCATCGTGAGTAACTCTCTTTTCTCCAATTTCTCTTTCTGTGATAGAAACTAATTCTTCATCGAATAAAACCAATTTTTGTCTGTCAAGAATTTTAATATCAGCCTCAAAATGTGGTGGTTCATAGGTGCCAGTCATTTCTTCATCTACTCCCCAAAACTTAATTTCGTAGGTTTGGTTGGCCAAAACAGCTACATCCATTTTTTCAATATTACTGGAGGATGCTCTTTTTGAAAATATTTCTTTTTCATTTTTTTGGTTGGCAGAATAGAAAAAGCCAATGATTCCAATTACCAATAATGCAATGCCTATGTATTTTTTCATTTTCAAGATTTTAGAGTAATAAAAATACATAAGAACCGGGATAAAAAGTTATAGGATTTTTATTAGATGAACTCTTTTCTAGATTTATAGCTTTTGAACTGATATTTGCTCTAAAAATGTAAATTGTTATTAAATAGGTTAGCCAGAAACAATAATATGTTTCTAGCTATTATCGAAGTGATTAGTATTAAACAATCAACTATAGATTAGAATTGGTAATTGCTGAAATTGAAAACTAAATCATCTTCGACTAATGTGCTGGTATATGTTGTAACATCTTTTTAGATTGTTTTTTTTTGCATATGTTTTTTAACAAACCAATACATCCTATTTTTTTATATTTATTTACGTACTTTTAATTCTACATCACGTATTCTTTCAGCATGTTCATTTATCCGTTGTTCTTGATTTGCTAAAAGTTTACTTAGGAGTTTTAACTCACCTTTTTGTGTTTCTATTTTAATTGATAAATCTTTCATTACCTCAATTAATGTATCCAGTTTCTTTAGTTTTATATTTTTATTCTACTTCTATATATTTAATAAATTGAGATGCAAATATGGAGCAGAATATGTCTGAAATCAAGTTTCTTGATTAGCTTAAGGATTATGATTTTAAAGATTGGACTAATTCTCATGAGAATAAAATCAAGCAATAGCGTTTTTATCAGTTGCTATTGCTGAAATTCCTTTAGTCTGATTGAGAGAAATAAGCTTATACTTATATACTTTGATTAATCGACTTAGTTATAATATTTATTTGCTCTGGAGCCAGTTCCATATGTTTTATTAATAATAGGCATTCTTCAATAGTTTGTTCTTTTGCAGAACCTAAGGCTGCAATTTGCCAACGTATTTATAGCGTTTTAAAGAAACTTCTGTTTCTGTTCTGCCAGAACGATAAGAAGTAGTTCCAAAAGGATGATACTCCTCATAAGAGATAATAGCCGCAGTATCATC contains:
- a CDS encoding chorismate synthase, which codes for MNSFGTLYRISIFGESHGPAVGIIIDGCPSGISITEEDFVKDIERRKAGKKGTTPRVEADQPQILSGIFEGKTTGSPITIIFENKNTRSGDYQNIRNSPRPGHADFTAFKKYRGFNDYRGGGHFSGRVTTGLVAAGVIAKKVLAGVNFDAQVIEVGGQADIDAALNKAIANHDSVGGIIECRIQNLDIGIGEPFFDKAEAVLGHALFAIPAVKGMEIGSGFQAARMTGSENNDMIIDKEGTTETNHAGGINGGITNGNEMVIRVAVKPTSSITKGQQTFNLKENKVQNLNVKGRHDACIALRMPVIVEAVSAIALADLHLRHKARI